The Candidatus Thermodiscus eudorianus region GCTCGTCTCTCAGCTCGCTCCATAGCCTGTTTACTATGTTTGGGAACGATAGCGAGTATATGCTGTTGAGCCTGAGTATATTGTAGTTTAAGTCCTCGATAGTCTCGCTCTCCTGTATATCCTTGATTATGCAATTGACGCTTCGCTCGTACGAGTCTAGGTACTCTGAGAGGATTCTCTCGACGTGGCTGGGGGCGCGTCCAGGTAGTAGTTTTGGGAGGCTCTTTAGCGTGGTGTCCCCGCAGTATTCATCCTCCAAGCCGTGCTCCCTCCGTCGTCTACTATTATAGTTGTCTTACGTGATATTTATTTATGATAAGCTAGGATATCGTCTTTTTGAGGTGTGCCTCCAGGGCCTCTACGAAGATCCTAAGTAGCTGCTCGCCGTCTCCACCCTCCTCCAGATACCTCTCCACTAGCTCCAGGAACCTCCCTTCGAGGCGCGTGTACTCTTCTCTCTCCCACTTGTACATTTCTAGTATGTGGTTTAGTAGTGGTATTGGGCGTGTCTCTTCCTCGTCTCCTTCTTCGAGGTTCTTTGCTAGTTCTATCGTGTTTAGGAGCTTGTAGCCCATGTGGAGCCAGAAGCCGAGGGCTCTGCGGTCCTGGGGGAGAACCATTATGTAGACGTAGGGGTCGTGACGCTTGACGTATTCCTCGGCCCTCTCCACGAGCATCCTACCAACGCCCTTCCCACGGTGCTCTGGCTTCACGTAGAGCTCCTCAAACCAGTAGCAACCCTCACGGGTGGAGACCCGGATAAAGCCTATTGGCTTGCCGCTACTGGTCTCGGCTAGGAATATCTTATCCCGGGAGAGATAACTCTCGACCTCGCCACGATACTCCTCCCTACTACGGGGCCTCAGACCTTGACGTGAGCGTAGCTCGCTGTAGAACTCGGTGTAGAGGTCTAGGAGCACCTCTAGGTCTCCATTATTGGCCTCTTTAACCCTTAGATCGCTTCTCAAGGCCGTGTCGCCAAGATAGCTGTGTATAAACTGATATTTATTTATATTAATGAGGCTGTAGGATGGGGAGTGGCGGGCAGCCTTGGTTTATGGCGAGTGCCTCCGAGATCGGAAATCCTACCGTTGCATGGAGTCGAGTATATGAGTGTCGGCTACGAGAGGGTCAGGGATCTTGTGGATATGGTGAGGAGGAGCGTGCTGCCAAGGGTTGTAGTGGAGTTCCTCCGAGCGGGTTGAGTCCCGACCCGTCTCTCCGGTTTCCATATCCATATCAATAATCATGAAGATATACCACGGTATGCGTTTATAGGTGCTGGATTCTCCCTCGGGGTATTGCCTGGTGTGGGTGGTGCCCTTTTGGGCTTGTTCGATGAGGTAGTCCTGGATGAGCGTACGAAGAGCCTGCTGGGCCTGTATGCTGGTGATGGCGTCTTCTAGACTAAGTATCAGGCTACAGAGGATGGCTATATCAGGGTGTATAATTTCGCGGGGATTGGGAGGATCTGCTGCTCGATAAGCGTGGGTGTAGACCTGTTAGTCAAGCCCCGCGACGAGTACGTCTGCGAGGAGCCCCTCATGAGGACTCTCAAGCTGGAGGAGCTTGGTGTGGCCGAGAAGCTCCGGGCCAC contains the following coding sequences:
- a CDS encoding GNAT family N-acetyltransferase — encoded protein: MRSDLRVKEANNGDLEVLLDLYTEFYSELRSRQGLRPRSREEYRGEVESYLSRDKIFLAETSSGKPIGFIRVSTREGCYWFEELYVKPEHRGKGVGRMLVERAEEYVKRHDPYVYIMVLPQDRRALGFWLHMGYKLLNTIELAKNLEEGDEEETRPIPLLNHILEMYKWEREEYTRLEGRFLELVERYLEEGGDGEQLLRIFVEALEAHLKKTIS